The following coding sequences are from one Nicotiana tabacum cultivar K326 chromosome 1, ASM71507v2, whole genome shotgun sequence window:
- the LOC142161714 gene encoding farnesyl pyrophosphate synthase-like, producing the protein MMTSFCYQIGTDIQCSWLVVKALEVCNEEQKKLLYENYGKDDPECIAKIKALYNDLKLEEVFLEYEKKSYEKLTSSIAAHPSKAVQAVLHSFLGKIYKRQK; encoded by the exons ATGATGACCTCCTTTTGCTATCAGATTGGCACCGATATTCAGTGCTCTTGGTTGGTCGTGAAAGCTCTAGAAGTCTGCAACGAGGAGCAAAAGAAATTATTATAT GAGAACTATGGAAAAGACGACCCTGAATGTATTGCTAAAATAAAGGCGCTTTATAATGATCTCAAACTTGAG GAAGTATTCCTGGAATACGAGAAGAAATCGTATGAAAAGCTGACAAGCTCCATTGCAGCTCATCCAAGCAAAGCAGTGCAAGCAGTGCTACACTCATTCTTGGGAAAGATATATAAGAGGCAGAAGTAG
- the LOC142161910 gene encoding uncharacterized protein LOC142161910 produces the protein MAAPPNFEEGQSTYRPSRFNGQYYSWWKTRIHDFIMGEDSEMWDVICDGPHVSMNKVGESGPMVPKTRKEYSDIDRKVVEKNFRAKKILVCGIGPDEYNRISACESAKEIWEALQTTYEGTIQVKQSKIDMLTTEYELVRIKDDESIQDMHTRFTSIIVDM, from the coding sequence atGGCTGCTCCACCTAACTTTGAGGAGggacaatcaacctacagaccttcTAGATTCAATGGTCAATATTACAGCTGGTGGAAGACTCGTATACATGATTTTATAATGGGAGAAGACTCCGAGATGTGGGACGTCATCTGTGATGGTCCACATGTTTCTATGAATAAGGTTGGAGAATCTGGACCAATGGTGCCGAAAACCAGAAAAGAATACAGCGATATTGACAGAAAAGTTGTTGAGAAGAACtttcgtgccaagaaaatcttAGTATGTGGTAtaggacctgatgagtacaaTAGAATCTCAGCCTGTGAATCTGCCAAGGAAATATGGGAAGCATTGCAAACGACATATGAAGGAACTATTCAGGTTAAACAGTCCAAGATTGACATGCTCACCACCGAGTATGAGCTCGTCAGGATAAAAGATGATGAGTCTATACAAGACATGCACACTAGATTCACATCTAttattgtagacatgtga